Proteins encoded together in one Lathyrus oleraceus cultivar Zhongwan6 chromosome 5, CAAS_Psat_ZW6_1.0, whole genome shotgun sequence window:
- the LOC127085943 gene encoding uncharacterized protein LOC127085943 isoform X2, producing MSLCAKIAPHFNSTPLSHQFLLERFNCFSQRKCGSFFMHNHLPELNNNPHFSLTFHTRLSSTNTNGNTNELSDLSNHEEESKESKKGESLSINEIMKKLKRYGVSGILSYGLLNTAYYLTTFLFVWFYIAPAPGKMGYRPAVERFLKLMAMVWAGSQVTKLLRATGALAVAPFVDRGLTWFTDKFKFQSQGKAFAAIVGFCFGLALIVFLVITLLWA from the exons ATGTCTCTTTGTGCTAAAATTGCACCCCACTTCAATTCCACACCCCTCTCTCATCAG TTTCTGTTAGAACGCTTCAATTGCTTCTCCCAAAGAAAATGTGGATCCTTTTTCATGCACAATCACTTGCCTGAGCTCAACAATAATCCCCATTTTTCTCTCACCttccatacaaggctttcctcaactaACACCAATGGCAAT ACGAACGAGCTATCAGACTTGAGTAACCATGAAG AAGAAAGCAAAGAGAGTAAGAAAGGAGAGTCGCTATCAATCAACGA GATCATGAAGAAACTGAAGAGATATGGAGTTTCCGGAATCCTATCCTATGGACTTTTAAACACGGCATACTATCTCACAACATTTCTTTTCGTGTG GTTTTACATTGCTCCAGCACCTGGAAAGATGGGTTATCGTCCAGCTGTAGAAAG ATTTCTCAAACTGATGGCGATGGTTTGGGCCGGAAGTCAAGTCACTAAGCTTCTAAGAGCCACCGG AGCATTGGCAGTAGCGCCTTTTGTTGACAGAGGATTGACCTGGTTTACTGATAAGTTTAAGTTTCAATCACAAGGGAAG GCTTTCGCAGCAATAGTTGGATTCTGTTTCGGATTGGCCCTCATTGTGTTTTTGGTCATCACACTACTTTGGGCCTGA
- the LOC127085943 gene encoding uncharacterized protein LOC127085943 isoform X1, which yields MSLCAKIAPHFNSTPLSHQFLLERFNCFSQRKCGSFFMHNHLPELNNNPHFSLTFHTRLSSTNTNGNTNELSDLSNHEGSEESKESKKGESLSINEIMKKLKRYGVSGILSYGLLNTAYYLTTFLFVWFYIAPAPGKMGYRPAVERFLKLMAMVWAGSQVTKLLRATGALAVAPFVDRGLTWFTDKFKFQSQGKAFAAIVGFCFGLALIVFLVITLLWA from the exons ATGTCTCTTTGTGCTAAAATTGCACCCCACTTCAATTCCACACCCCTCTCTCATCAG TTTCTGTTAGAACGCTTCAATTGCTTCTCCCAAAGAAAATGTGGATCCTTTTTCATGCACAATCACTTGCCTGAGCTCAACAATAATCCCCATTTTTCTCTCACCttccatacaaggctttcctcaactaACACCAATGGCAAT ACGAACGAGCTATCAGACTTGAGTAACCATGAAG GTTCAGAAGAAAGCAAAGAGAGTAAGAAAGGAGAGTCGCTATCAATCAACGA GATCATGAAGAAACTGAAGAGATATGGAGTTTCCGGAATCCTATCCTATGGACTTTTAAACACGGCATACTATCTCACAACATTTCTTTTCGTGTG GTTTTACATTGCTCCAGCACCTGGAAAGATGGGTTATCGTCCAGCTGTAGAAAG ATTTCTCAAACTGATGGCGATGGTTTGGGCCGGAAGTCAAGTCACTAAGCTTCTAAGAGCCACCGG AGCATTGGCAGTAGCGCCTTTTGTTGACAGAGGATTGACCTGGTTTACTGATAAGTTTAAGTTTCAATCACAAGGGAAG GCTTTCGCAGCAATAGTTGGATTCTGTTTCGGATTGGCCCTCATTGTGTTTTTGGTCATCACACTACTTTGGGCCTGA
- the LOC127085942 gene encoding BTB/POZ domain-containing protein At3g05675, translating to MSRTSSSKPVNFIGTKDIFVSAVRFAMSIEEPCFPFGDELRISAQEQVDYMLGEDEDITVVMADDEVKSVVRIGVYNIIHSFETDLSSLLLYPSLEFETAADSTIMRKVSDLEWMCNVLPKMDLMKSFVSNWIAISSKILAIIEDGKFDHVMWGLKVKLIELTCKVLEAVSYGSVIVPASSRVQLLKTWFPYIQKMKPLLDSKAVAETSFRYVMDEDLCQAIEGAIVSLVLTLPSNDQAEILSDWIGSREVGYPDLSEAFEVWSYRSKSAKRRLVEGLHEKTDTAVSS from the coding sequence ATGTCAAGAACATCGAGCAGCAAACCTGTTAATTTTATCGGTACGAAAGATATATTTGTTTCAGCTGTTCGCTTCGCTATGTCTATTGAGGAACCATGTTTCCCATTTGGCGACGAGCTAAGAATCTCCGCTCAAGAGCAAGTCGATTACATGCTAGGAGAAGACGAAGATATTACAGTCGTTATGGCTGACGATGAAGTAAAATCTGTAGTAAGAATCGGTGTTTACAATATCATTCATTCGTTTGAAACAGACTTGTCGTCATTGCTGTTGTATCCTTCTCTCGAGTTTGAAACTGCGGCGGATAGCACGATAATGAGGAAAGTATCTGATCTTGAATGGATGTGTAATGTACTACCAAAGATGGATTTGATGAAATCTTTTGTTTCTAATTGGATCGCGATTTCGAGTAAAATTTTGGCGATCATTGAAGACGGAAAGTTTGATCATGTCATGTGGGGTTTGAAAGTAAAACTGATAGAACTAACATGCAAGGTTTTGGAAGCAGTTAGTTATGGAAGTGTGATCGTTCCAGCTTCGAGTCGGGTACAATTGCTAAAAACATGGTTTCCGTACATTCAGAAAATGAAGCCGTTGCTTGACTCGAAAGCCGTTGCAGAGACTAGTTTCCGTTACGTAATGGATGAAGATCTGTGTCAGGCTATTGAGGGAGCGATTGTGTCGTTGGTATTGACGTTGCCTTCGAACGATCAAGCGGAGATTCTGTCCGACTGGATAGGAAGTAGGGAAGTTGGATATCCTGACTTGAGTGAAGCTTTTGAGGTTTGGTCTTATAGAAGCAAGTCTGCCAAGAGGAGATTAGTCGAAGGTTTGCATGAAAAAACCGACACCGCTGTCAGCAGTTGA